The Chlamydiota bacterium genomic sequence TTTTGAATCTCTTTGGCAAGAAAACGAGGGACAATTAGGGCATTGTCAAAGAGTCCTGAAGAAACAAGGTCGATCAGTCTTGGATCTGAGAGTGCAGAATAGTCCACAACAAAGTCTTTTTTCTTTTCTCCAGTTTCTGAAAATTTGAGAAAAGGAATGGAAATTTGAATCTCGTGCGAGGAACGTAGGGCTAAAATCATTCCAAAATAGATGCTAAATAATTGAAGACCCAATGTGACAAGCGCATAAAAAGAGGGTGTCATATTGATGTTGATCGCTTTCATGAGTGTGTTAAATGTCAGATTTAATACAAGGCCAAAAAGATAGCCAAAACACATGCCAATCAAGAGGATATTAAATGTGCGCAAGCTCAGTTTGCGTAAGATGACATCAAGCACAATCATACAAAATCCGAAAAAAAGAGAAAATAAAGTCGCGTTTAAAGGATCGATAGCAAGGTGTGTCGTGAAAAACGCAACGCCAAAAACGGAAAGAAAGACTAAAAAAAACAAACGAACAAATAATAAAGTTTTTGTTTTCATTGGAACCTCAATTTTTTAGACGAGTGTAAATAATGAAGCGTTTTTTGTCACATTTATGTTTTTTTGACAGTATACCAAAGAGGCAGAGCGACAAAAACAAAACCACCTAAGATATTTCCAATACCTGCTGGGAGAATATTCCATAAAAAAGCATCCATCCATGTTAGATTTTGGTGCAGGGGAATATAGAGAGAAAAATAGCCCATGTTTGCAGGAGAGTGTTGAAAATTGGCAGCAACAAAAATGCTAACCGCTAAAAAAATAGGAATAAATTTGGATGCAATATTTTTGTTCATTGTGGCGAAAAAAAGAGCAAGTCCAACAAGCCAATTGGCTAGGCTACCTGATAGAATCACCTCGAAATAAGAAGAAACAGTTCCTAT encodes the following:
- the yacL gene encoding putative PIN and TRAM-domain containing protein YacL, coding for MKTKTLLFVRLFFLVFLSVFGVAFFTTHLAIDPLNATLFSLFFGFCMIVLDVILRKLSLRTFNILLIGMCFGYLFGLVLNLTFNTLMKAININMTPSFYALVTLGLQLFSIYFGMILALRSSHEIQISIPFLKFSETGEKKKDFVVDYSALSDPRLIDLVSSGLFDNALIVPRFLAKEIQNILELDDEDKKHKAKKAQEVLKKLEELPFLNLQYNETDFDDTQDLTTKLTRLARLLDAHLISADISRVQMAQIEGVRIINIHWLSNALKPLMSAGETLRIKIQRQGKEPNQGVGYLEDGTMVVVNGGGELVGKTIDVQVLSVKHTSSGRMVFCNTLEAELVGANA
- the nirC gene encoding Nitrite transporter NirC; amino-acid sequence: MPMSLLRCTKKELLQGVCRLWIIAFVGNFLGAFIVGYLVTYAQHYPKHTLNLLHELVQMKMQYQAIGTVSSYFEVILSGSLANWLVGLALFFATMNKNIASKFIPIFLAVSIFVAANFQHSPANMGYFSLYIPLHQNLTWMDAFLWNILPAGIGNILGGFVFVALPLWYTVKKT